The following proteins come from a genomic window of Nothobranchius furzeri strain GRZ-AD chromosome 1, NfurGRZ-RIMD1, whole genome shotgun sequence:
- the LOC107380447 gene encoding CXXC-type zinc finger protein 5: protein MSTAVDIAGPSSPDQAHSSAKIPNEPLRPSLKRSSHPYSLSHYISTPSPAVDVKGLIQPSPVQQPAAQSGHTKPRRAPSWPDMWESPSGLHLAHAAELLMRAGLLALTPTTTEQASLGAQSSQPAKREAAEAKGEKGDGEGGGSGPEEEEEDSSGCSTDFQPFLGAWFPFSPALFPLAGFQMGGGHWRSAAVGAEGMEGLVAEGYSPSSLGGGSGGRRKRKRCGECVPCRRQTNCEQCSSCRNRKRGHQICKYRKCEELKRKPGGLGFDSRVSGFDLRGSDFTLGLAQERSNGALDG from the coding sequence ATGTCCACCGCCGTAGACATCGCCGGCCCTTCCTCCCCAGATCAGGCCCACAGCAGCGCTAAAATCCCCAACGAGCCTCTGAGGCCGAGCCTTAAGCGCTCCAGCCACCCCTACAGCCTCTCCCATTACATCTCCACCCCTTCCCCTGCTGTTGACGTCAAAGGCCTGATCCAGCCGTCCCCAGTCCAGCAGCCTGCCGCCCAGTCCGGCCACACGAAGCCCCGCCGGGCCCCCTCCTGGCCCGACATGTGGGAGTCACCCAGCGGGCTCCACCTGGCCCATGCCGCGGAGCTGCTGATGCGCGCCGGGCTGCTGGCTCTCACCCCTACCACCACAGAGCAGGCCAGCCTGGGTGCACAGAGCAGCCAGCCAGCTAAAAGGGAGGCCGCAGAGGCAAAGGGGGAGAAGGGGGACGGAGAGGGAGGTGGATCTGGgcctgaggaggaggaagaggactcCTCTGGATGTAGCACTGACTTCCAACCCTTCCTGGGTGCCTGGTTTCCCTTCAGCCCTGCCCTGTTCCCCCTGGCAGGCTTCCAGATGGGTGGAGGCCACTGGAGAAGCGCAGCGGTGGGCGCCGAGGGCATGGAGGGGCTGGTGGCCGAAGGCTACTCCCCTAGCTCTCTGGGAGGAGGCAGCGGAggcaggaggaagaggaagaggtgcGGCGAGTGCGTACCTTGCCGACGTCAGACGAACTGCGAACAGTGCAGCAGCTGCCGCAATCGCAAGAGGGGACACCAGATCTGTAAATACAGGAAGTGCGAGGAGCTGAAGAGGAAGCCGGGGGGGCTGGGGTTTGACAGCAGAGTGTCCGGGTTCGATCTGAGGGGCTCCGACTTTACTTTGGGTCTGGCACAGGAGAGGAGCAACGGGGCCTTGGATGGATAG